A DNA window from Aquarana catesbeiana isolate 2022-GZ linkage group LG01, ASM4218655v1, whole genome shotgun sequence contains the following coding sequences:
- the LOC141103720 gene encoding uncharacterized protein isoform X2: MAACDREILYHKDSSQSEDIDEWDDAALIKSYEKAVQSFQDMLRCTDKNRRAEEATASGDPQKDCQRDVTRESEWERDGHRDHPKHEGDKWSKKKKAQPPPPLTHPSSHSTSRSLATKWKVGDPCSAVWSEDGCVYPATVKSIDRESSTCVVQYDGYGNTERHQLDEIVSVGSSGDSTPPVKQWKVGDRCSVQWSEDGQLYSAVIRSVDEILGTCVVVYKGYNNEEEQNLADLMPPSSFPAHTHGKKQDEEDTDWLYTRRSSTSSPDLSRNWRKQGKKSDWMYTFPPPPPPPPPPPPPPPSLPPPPPPKGCFWPPPPPPVRAHLPAWHNWPPSAPLPPPPPPPPFFSTEWEDYDEEEQEDEDVLACMLMAWYMTGYHTGFYKGLKQGRAEALRPNLKKGPRRK, encoded by the exons AGTGAAGATATTGATGAGTGGGACGATGCTGCTCTTATTAAATCCTATGAAAAGGCTGTCCAGTCTTTCCAG GATATGCTTAGATGCACTGATAAAAACCGGAGGGCAGAAGAAGCCACTGCATCAGGTGATCCCCAAAAAGATTGTCAGCGAGACGTGACAAGAGAATCAGAGTGGGAGAGAGACGGTCACAGGGATCACCCAAAGCATGAGGGGGATAAGTGGAGTAAGAAGAAGAaggcacagcctcctcctcctctgacacaTCCTTCTTCTCATTCAACCTCTCGCTCTCTCGCAACCAAA TGGAAAGTGGGAGACCCTTGTAGTGCAGTTTGGTCAGAGGATGGATGTGTCTACCCTGCGACAGTAAAATCCATTGACAGAGAAAGCAGCACTTGTGTGGTCCAGTATGATGGCTATGGAAATACCGAGAGGCATCAGCTGGATGAAATAGTGTCTGTGGGGAGCAGTGGGGATAGCAccccacctgtcaaacag TGGAAGGTTGGTGACCGTTGTTCAGTGCAGTGGTCTGAGGATGGACAGCTATACTCAGCCGTTATTCGCTCTGTGGATGAGATTTTGGGCACCTGTGTGGTGGTGTATAAGGGATATAACAATGAGGAGGAGCAGAACTTGGCTGATCTGATGCCTCCATCCAGTTTCCCCGCACACACTCACGGCAAGAAGCAG GATGAGGAGGATACAGACTGGCTGTACACAAGAAGAAGTTCTACCTCATCACCTGATCTATCACGTAATTGGAGGAAACAAGGGAAGAAGTCTGATTGGATGTACACTTTTCCACCTCCACCACCGCCTCCGCCTccccctccaccacctccaccctcattacctcctcctcctccacccaag GGCTGTTTTTggccaccacctccaccacctgTGAGAGCTCACCTTCCTGCCTGGCACAATTGGCCCCCA TCAGCACCCCTTCCTCCACCACCGCCACCACCTCCTTTCTTCAGCACGGAGTGGGAGGACTATGATGAAGAAGAGCAGGAAGATGAAGATGTCTTAGCTTGTATGCTGATGGCTTGGTATATGACTGGGTATCATACAGGCTTCTACAAG
- the LOC141103720 gene encoding uncharacterized protein isoform X3, with protein sequence MAACDREILYHKDSSQDMLRCTDKNRRAEEATASGDPQKDCQRDVTRESEWERDGHRDHPKHEGDKWSKKKKAQPPPPLTHPSSHSTSRSLATKWKVGDPCSAVWSEDGCVYPATVKSIDRESSTCVVQYDGYGNTERHQLDEIVSVGSSGDSTPPVKQWKVGDRCSVQWSEDGQLYSAVIRSVDEILGTCVVVYKGYNNEEEQNLADLMPPSSFPAHTHGKKQASPAPLGLDSSGDEEDTDWLYTRRSSTSSPDLSRNWRKQGKKSDWMYTFPPPPPPPPPPPPPPPSLPPPPPPKGCFWPPPPPPVRAHLPAWHNWPPSAPLPPPPPPPPFFSTEWEDYDEEEQEDEDVLACMLMAWYMTGYHTGFYKGLKQGRAEALRPNLKKGPRRK encoded by the exons GATATGCTTAGATGCACTGATAAAAACCGGAGGGCAGAAGAAGCCACTGCATCAGGTGATCCCCAAAAAGATTGTCAGCGAGACGTGACAAGAGAATCAGAGTGGGAGAGAGACGGTCACAGGGATCACCCAAAGCATGAGGGGGATAAGTGGAGTAAGAAGAAGAaggcacagcctcctcctcctctgacacaTCCTTCTTCTCATTCAACCTCTCGCTCTCTCGCAACCAAA TGGAAAGTGGGAGACCCTTGTAGTGCAGTTTGGTCAGAGGATGGATGTGTCTACCCTGCGACAGTAAAATCCATTGACAGAGAAAGCAGCACTTGTGTGGTCCAGTATGATGGCTATGGAAATACCGAGAGGCATCAGCTGGATGAAATAGTGTCTGTGGGGAGCAGTGGGGATAGCAccccacctgtcaaacag TGGAAGGTTGGTGACCGTTGTTCAGTGCAGTGGTCTGAGGATGGACAGCTATACTCAGCCGTTATTCGCTCTGTGGATGAGATTTTGGGCACCTGTGTGGTGGTGTATAAGGGATATAACAATGAGGAGGAGCAGAACTTGGCTGATCTGATGCCTCCATCCAGTTTCCCCGCACACACTCACGGCAAGAAGCAGGCGAGTCCTGCACCTCTAGGACTGGATAGCTCAGGG GATGAGGAGGATACAGACTGGCTGTACACAAGAAGAAGTTCTACCTCATCACCTGATCTATCACGTAATTGGAGGAAACAAGGGAAGAAGTCTGATTGGATGTACACTTTTCCACCTCCACCACCGCCTCCGCCTccccctccaccacctccaccctcattacctcctcctcctccacccaag GGCTGTTTTTggccaccacctccaccacctgTGAGAGCTCACCTTCCTGCCTGGCACAATTGGCCCCCA TCAGCACCCCTTCCTCCACCACCGCCACCACCTCCTTTCTTCAGCACGGAGTGGGAGGACTATGATGAAGAAGAGCAGGAAGATGAAGATGTCTTAGCTTGTATGCTGATGGCTTGGTATATGACTGGGTATCATACAGGCTTCTACAAG
- the LOC141103720 gene encoding uncharacterized protein isoform X1, translating into MAACDREILYHKDSSQSEDIDEWDDAALIKSYEKAVQSFQDMLRCTDKNRRAEEATASGDPQKDCQRDVTRESEWERDGHRDHPKHEGDKWSKKKKAQPPPPLTHPSSHSTSRSLATKWKVGDPCSAVWSEDGCVYPATVKSIDRESSTCVVQYDGYGNTERHQLDEIVSVGSSGDSTPPVKQWKVGDRCSVQWSEDGQLYSAVIRSVDEILGTCVVVYKGYNNEEEQNLADLMPPSSFPAHTHGKKQASPAPLGLDSSGDEEDTDWLYTRRSSTSSPDLSRNWRKQGKKSDWMYTFPPPPPPPPPPPPPPPSLPPPPPPKGCFWPPPPPPVRAHLPAWHNWPPSAPLPPPPPPPPFFSTEWEDYDEEEQEDEDVLACMLMAWYMTGYHTGFYKGLKQGRAEALRPNLKKGPRRK; encoded by the exons AGTGAAGATATTGATGAGTGGGACGATGCTGCTCTTATTAAATCCTATGAAAAGGCTGTCCAGTCTTTCCAG GATATGCTTAGATGCACTGATAAAAACCGGAGGGCAGAAGAAGCCACTGCATCAGGTGATCCCCAAAAAGATTGTCAGCGAGACGTGACAAGAGAATCAGAGTGGGAGAGAGACGGTCACAGGGATCACCCAAAGCATGAGGGGGATAAGTGGAGTAAGAAGAAGAaggcacagcctcctcctcctctgacacaTCCTTCTTCTCATTCAACCTCTCGCTCTCTCGCAACCAAA TGGAAAGTGGGAGACCCTTGTAGTGCAGTTTGGTCAGAGGATGGATGTGTCTACCCTGCGACAGTAAAATCCATTGACAGAGAAAGCAGCACTTGTGTGGTCCAGTATGATGGCTATGGAAATACCGAGAGGCATCAGCTGGATGAAATAGTGTCTGTGGGGAGCAGTGGGGATAGCAccccacctgtcaaacag TGGAAGGTTGGTGACCGTTGTTCAGTGCAGTGGTCTGAGGATGGACAGCTATACTCAGCCGTTATTCGCTCTGTGGATGAGATTTTGGGCACCTGTGTGGTGGTGTATAAGGGATATAACAATGAGGAGGAGCAGAACTTGGCTGATCTGATGCCTCCATCCAGTTTCCCCGCACACACTCACGGCAAGAAGCAGGCGAGTCCTGCACCTCTAGGACTGGATAGCTCAGGG GATGAGGAGGATACAGACTGGCTGTACACAAGAAGAAGTTCTACCTCATCACCTGATCTATCACGTAATTGGAGGAAACAAGGGAAGAAGTCTGATTGGATGTACACTTTTCCACCTCCACCACCGCCTCCGCCTccccctccaccacctccaccctcattacctcctcctcctccacccaag GGCTGTTTTTggccaccacctccaccacctgTGAGAGCTCACCTTCCTGCCTGGCACAATTGGCCCCCA TCAGCACCCCTTCCTCCACCACCGCCACCACCTCCTTTCTTCAGCACGGAGTGGGAGGACTATGATGAAGAAGAGCAGGAAGATGAAGATGTCTTAGCTTGTATGCTGATGGCTTGGTATATGACTGGGTATCATACAGGCTTCTACAAG
- the LOC141103720 gene encoding uncharacterized protein isoform X4: protein MLRCTDKNRRAEEATASGDPQKDCQRDVTRESEWERDGHRDHPKHEGDKWSKKKKAQPPPPLTHPSSHSTSRSLATKWKVGDPCSAVWSEDGCVYPATVKSIDRESSTCVVQYDGYGNTERHQLDEIVSVGSSGDSTPPVKQWKVGDRCSVQWSEDGQLYSAVIRSVDEILGTCVVVYKGYNNEEEQNLADLMPPSSFPAHTHGKKQASPAPLGLDSSGDEEDTDWLYTRRSSTSSPDLSRNWRKQGKKSDWMYTFPPPPPPPPPPPPPPPSLPPPPPPKGCFWPPPPPPVRAHLPAWHNWPPSAPLPPPPPPPPFFSTEWEDYDEEEQEDEDVLACMLMAWYMTGYHTGFYKGLKQGRAEALRPNLKKGPRRK, encoded by the exons ATGCTTAGATGCACTGATAAAAACCGGAGGGCAGAAGAAGCCACTGCATCAGGTGATCCCCAAAAAGATTGTCAGCGAGACGTGACAAGAGAATCAGAGTGGGAGAGAGACGGTCACAGGGATCACCCAAAGCATGAGGGGGATAAGTGGAGTAAGAAGAAGAaggcacagcctcctcctcctctgacacaTCCTTCTTCTCATTCAACCTCTCGCTCTCTCGCAACCAAA TGGAAAGTGGGAGACCCTTGTAGTGCAGTTTGGTCAGAGGATGGATGTGTCTACCCTGCGACAGTAAAATCCATTGACAGAGAAAGCAGCACTTGTGTGGTCCAGTATGATGGCTATGGAAATACCGAGAGGCATCAGCTGGATGAAATAGTGTCTGTGGGGAGCAGTGGGGATAGCAccccacctgtcaaacag TGGAAGGTTGGTGACCGTTGTTCAGTGCAGTGGTCTGAGGATGGACAGCTATACTCAGCCGTTATTCGCTCTGTGGATGAGATTTTGGGCACCTGTGTGGTGGTGTATAAGGGATATAACAATGAGGAGGAGCAGAACTTGGCTGATCTGATGCCTCCATCCAGTTTCCCCGCACACACTCACGGCAAGAAGCAGGCGAGTCCTGCACCTCTAGGACTGGATAGCTCAGGG GATGAGGAGGATACAGACTGGCTGTACACAAGAAGAAGTTCTACCTCATCACCTGATCTATCACGTAATTGGAGGAAACAAGGGAAGAAGTCTGATTGGATGTACACTTTTCCACCTCCACCACCGCCTCCGCCTccccctccaccacctccaccctcattacctcctcctcctccacccaag GGCTGTTTTTggccaccacctccaccacctgTGAGAGCTCACCTTCCTGCCTGGCACAATTGGCCCCCA TCAGCACCCCTTCCTCCACCACCGCCACCACCTCCTTTCTTCAGCACGGAGTGGGAGGACTATGATGAAGAAGAGCAGGAAGATGAAGATGTCTTAGCTTGTATGCTGATGGCTTGGTATATGACTGGGTATCATACAGGCTTCTACAAG
- the LOC141103720 gene encoding uncharacterized protein isoform X5: MAACDREILYHKDSSQSEDIDEWDDAALIKSYEKAVQSFQDMLRCTDKNRRAEEATASGDPQKDCQRDVTRESEWERDGHRDHPKHEGDKWSKKKKAQPPPPLTHPSSHSTSRSLATKWKVGDPCSAVWSEDGCVYPATVKSIDRESSTCVVQYDGYGNTERHQLDEIVSVGSSGDSTPPVKQWKVGDRCSVQWSEDGQLYSAVIRSVDEILGTCVVVYKGYNNEEEQNLADLMPPSSFPAHTHGKKQASPAPLGLDSSGVQPDMCGTELCLVPGPFRAVRALIGRMRRIQTGCTQEEVLPHHLIYHVIGGNKGRSLIGCTLFHLHHRLRLPLHHLHPHYLLLLHPRAVFGHHLHHL; encoded by the exons AGTGAAGATATTGATGAGTGGGACGATGCTGCTCTTATTAAATCCTATGAAAAGGCTGTCCAGTCTTTCCAG GATATGCTTAGATGCACTGATAAAAACCGGAGGGCAGAAGAAGCCACTGCATCAGGTGATCCCCAAAAAGATTGTCAGCGAGACGTGACAAGAGAATCAGAGTGGGAGAGAGACGGTCACAGGGATCACCCAAAGCATGAGGGGGATAAGTGGAGTAAGAAGAAGAaggcacagcctcctcctcctctgacacaTCCTTCTTCTCATTCAACCTCTCGCTCTCTCGCAACCAAA TGGAAAGTGGGAGACCCTTGTAGTGCAGTTTGGTCAGAGGATGGATGTGTCTACCCTGCGACAGTAAAATCCATTGACAGAGAAAGCAGCACTTGTGTGGTCCAGTATGATGGCTATGGAAATACCGAGAGGCATCAGCTGGATGAAATAGTGTCTGTGGGGAGCAGTGGGGATAGCAccccacctgtcaaacag TGGAAGGTTGGTGACCGTTGTTCAGTGCAGTGGTCTGAGGATGGACAGCTATACTCAGCCGTTATTCGCTCTGTGGATGAGATTTTGGGCACCTGTGTGGTGGTGTATAAGGGATATAACAATGAGGAGGAGCAGAACTTGGCTGATCTGATGCCTCCATCCAGTTTCCCCGCACACACTCACGGCAAGAAGCAGGCGAGTCCTGCACCTCTAGGACTGGATAGCTCAGGGGTACAGCCTGATATGTGTGGAACTGAGTTGTGTTTGGTGCCTGGACCATTTAGGGCTGTAAGAG CTTTGATTGGCAGGATGAGGAGGATACAGACTGGCTGTACACAAGAAGAAGTTCTACCTCATCACCTGATCTATCACGTAATTGGAGGAAACAAGGGAAGAAGTCTGATTGGATGTACACTTTTCCACCTCCACCACCGCCTCCGCCTccccctccaccacctccaccctcattacctcctcctcctccacccaag GGCTGTTTTTggccaccacctccaccacctgTGA